In the genome of Pseudomonas sp. LBUM920, one region contains:
- a CDS encoding DUF2126 domain-containing protein, translated as MSIHVALHHVTHYRYDRAVELGPQIVRLRPAAHSRTRILSYALKVLPEQHFINWQQDPQGNYLARLVFPEKTDQLRIEVDLVAEMAVFNPFDFFLEPYAEKIPFSYAADEQRELAPYLETLPLTPKFAAYLAGIDRTPLPAVDFLVGLNQRLAADIGYLIRMEPGVQTPEFTLQNASGSCRDSAWLLVQLLRNLGLAARFVSGYLIQLTADVKALDGPSGTDVDFTDLHAWCEVYLPGAGWIGLDATSGLFAGEGHIPLACSPDPSSAAPISGLVEPCECEFTHEMSVERIWEAPRVTKPYTEEQWLAIQALGRQIDGDLLKDDVRLTMGGEPTFVSIDDPDGAEWNTAALGPDKRRLSAELFQRMRKHYAPTGLVHFGQGKWYPGEQLPRWSLNCYWRRDGVPIWHNSALIADEQQDYGADGVMAGRFLASVAERLKLPARFVFPAYEDNFYYLWREGALPQNVTAQDPRLSDDLERERLRKVFSQGLDKVIGQVLPLARTAANDRWQSGRWYLRDNHCRLVPGDSPLGYRLPLASQPWVTAAEYPFVHPTDPNQDQPALPSASHLQSHGEPAPSDERVPKVDESADWLTRTALCAEAREGRLYLFMPPLERVEDYLELVAAIEATAEELHCPVLLEGYEPPFDTRLSNFRVTPDPGVIEVNVQPSATWDELVERTEFLYEEARQTRLTTEKFMIDGRHTGTGGGNHFVLGGATPKDSPFLRRPDLLRSLISYWHNHPSLSYLFSGLFIGPTSQAPRVDEARNDALYELEIAFAQMPEPGEECPPWLVDRLLRNLLIDVTGNTHRAEFCIDKLYSPDGATGRLGLLELRAFEMPPHARMSLTQQLLLRALVARFWREPYAPPKLARWGTELHDRFLLPHFIEQDFADVIVELNAAGYPLRAEWFAAHLEFRFPKVGDYAVSGIELELRQALEPWHVLGEEGAVGGTVRYVDSSLERLQVKLSGLPPQRYLLTCNGIPVPLQPTGRVGEFVAGVRYRAWQPANCLQPTIAVHAPLVFDLLDTWMQRSLGGCQYHVAHPGGRNYDSLPVNANEAESRRMARFFRLGHSPGKLPVPPLVINDELPMTLDLRRFPNKND; from the coding sequence GTGTCGATTCATGTCGCGTTGCACCACGTTACGCATTACCGCTACGACCGCGCTGTCGAACTCGGCCCACAGATCGTGCGTTTGCGCCCGGCTGCCCATAGCCGCACGCGGATTTTGTCCTACGCACTCAAAGTGCTGCCCGAGCAGCACTTCATCAATTGGCAGCAGGACCCTCAGGGCAATTACCTGGCGCGCCTGGTGTTCCCGGAAAAGACTGACCAGCTGCGCATTGAAGTCGACCTTGTCGCTGAGATGGCGGTATTCAATCCGTTCGACTTTTTCCTTGAGCCCTACGCCGAAAAGATCCCTTTCAGCTACGCCGCCGATGAGCAGCGCGAGCTGGCGCCGTACCTGGAAACCCTGCCGCTGACGCCGAAGTTTGCCGCCTACCTGGCCGGCATCGACCGCACGCCCTTGCCGGCCGTGGACTTTCTGGTCGGCCTCAACCAGCGCCTGGCGGCTGATATCGGCTACCTGATCCGCATGGAGCCGGGTGTGCAAACCCCGGAGTTCACCCTGCAAAACGCTTCTGGCTCCTGCCGCGATTCGGCCTGGCTGTTGGTGCAGTTGCTGCGCAATCTGGGGTTGGCGGCGCGTTTTGTGTCGGGCTACCTGATCCAACTGACCGCCGACGTCAAAGCCCTCGACGGTCCTTCCGGCACCGACGTCGACTTCACCGACCTGCACGCCTGGTGCGAAGTATATTTGCCCGGCGCCGGCTGGATCGGCCTGGATGCGACCTCCGGGTTGTTCGCCGGTGAAGGTCATATCCCGTTGGCCTGTAGTCCCGATCCGTCGTCCGCTGCGCCGATCAGTGGGCTGGTGGAGCCTTGCGAGTGCGAATTTACCCACGAGATGTCGGTTGAACGAATCTGGGAAGCGCCTCGGGTTACCAAGCCCTACACCGAAGAGCAGTGGCTGGCGATCCAGGCGCTGGGCCGGCAGATCGACGGCGACCTGCTCAAGGACGATGTACGCCTGACCATGGGCGGCGAGCCGACCTTTGTCTCCATCGACGACCCCGATGGCGCCGAATGGAACACCGCTGCGCTGGGGCCGGACAAGCGTCGCCTGTCTGCCGAGTTGTTCCAGCGCATGCGCAAACACTACGCGCCCACGGGGCTGGTGCACTTCGGCCAGGGCAAGTGGTACCCCGGCGAGCAACTGCCGCGCTGGTCGCTCAATTGTTACTGGCGCCGCGACGGCGTGCCAATCTGGCACAACAGCGCGCTGATCGCCGATGAACAGCAGGATTACGGCGCCGACGGCGTGATGGCCGGACGCTTCCTGGCCAGCGTCGCCGAGCGCCTGAAGTTGCCGGCGCGCTTCGTGTTTCCGGCCTACGAAGACAATTTCTATTACCTGTGGCGCGAAGGCGCGCTGCCGCAGAATGTCACCGCCCAAGACCCACGGCTGAGCGACGACCTGGAGCGCGAACGCCTGCGCAAAGTCTTCAGCCAGGGCCTGGATAAAGTCATCGGCCAAGTGTTGCCGCTGGCGCGCACGGCCGCCAATGACCGCTGGCAGAGTGGGCGCTGGTACCTGCGCGACAACCACTGCCGCCTGGTGCCGGGCGATTCGCCGCTGGGCTATCGCCTGCCGTTGGCCTCGCAGCCTTGGGTGACGGCGGCGGAGTACCCGTTTGTGCATCCGACCGACCCGAACCAGGATCAGCCGGCGCTGCCGAGTGCTTCACACTTGCAAAGCCACGGCGAACCCGCGCCCAGCGATGAGCGCGTGCCGAAGGTGGACGAGTCCGCCGATTGGCTGACCCGCACTGCCTTGTGCGCTGAAGCGCGCGAAGGGCGGCTGTATCTGTTTATGCCGCCGCTGGAGCGCGTCGAGGACTACCTCGAACTGGTGGCCGCCATCGAAGCCACCGCCGAGGAGCTGCATTGCCCGGTGTTGCTGGAAGGCTACGAGCCGCCGTTCGACACGCGCCTGAGCAACTTCCGGGTCACGCCGGACCCGGGTGTGATCGAGGTCAACGTGCAGCCGTCCGCCACGTGGGACGAGTTGGTCGAGCGCACCGAATTTCTCTACGAAGAGGCGCGGCAAACCCGCCTCACCACAGAGAAATTCATGATCGACGGTCGCCACACCGGCACCGGCGGTGGTAACCACTTTGTGCTCGGCGGCGCCACGCCCAAGGATTCGCCGTTCCTGCGCCGCCCGGACTTGCTGCGCAGTTTGATCAGTTACTGGCATAACCACCCGTCGCTGTCGTACCTGTTTTCCGGGCTGTTTATCGGCCCGACCTCCCAGGCACCCCGAGTGGATGAGGCGCGAAACGACGCGCTGTACGAGCTCGAAATTGCCTTCGCGCAGATGCCCGAGCCCGGCGAAGAATGCCCGCCGTGGTTGGTCGACCGCCTGCTGCGCAACCTGCTGATCGACGTGACGGGCAACACCCACCGCGCCGAGTTCTGCATCGACAAGCTCTACTCACCGGACGGCGCCACCGGCCGCCTGGGTTTGCTGGAGCTGCGCGCATTTGAAATGCCGCCGCATGCGCGCATGAGCCTGACCCAGCAATTGCTGCTGCGCGCCTTGGTCGCGCGTTTCTGGCGTGAGCCGTACGCGCCGCCAAAACTGGCGCGCTGGGGCACCGAGCTGCATGACCGCTTCCTGTTACCGCACTTCATCGAGCAGGATTTCGCCGACGTGATCGTCGAACTGAACGCCGCCGGTTACCCGCTGCGAGCCGAATGGTTTGCCGCGCACCTGGAGTTTCGTTTCCCCAAGGTCGGCGACTACGCCGTCAGCGGCATCGAACTGGAACTGCGCCAGGCTCTGGAGCCTTGGCACGTACTGGGCGAGGAGGGCGCGGTGGGCGGCACGGTGCGTTATGTGGATTCGTCGCTTGAGCGCTTGCAGGTGAAGTTGAGCGGGCTGCCGCCACAACGCTATTTGCTGACGTGCAATGGCATTCCGGTGCCCCTGCAGCCGACCGGGCGCGTGGGTGAGTTTGTCGCCGGCGTGCGCTACCGCGCCTGGCAACCGGCCAACTGCCTGCAGCCGACCATCGCGGTGCACGCGCCGCTGGTGTTCGACCTGCTCGACACCTGGATGCAACGCTCGCTGGGCGGCTGCCAGTATCATGTCGCCCATCCCGGCGGGCGCAATTACGACAGCTTGCCGGTGAACGCCAATGAGGCAGAGAGCCGGCGTATGGCGCGGTTTTTCCGCTTGGGGCATAGCCCTGGCAAGTTGCCTGTGCCTCCTTTGGTTATCAATGACGAACTACCGATGACCCTGGATTTGCGGCGTTTCCCCAATAAAAATGACTGA
- a CDS encoding circularly permuted type 2 ATP-grasp protein — MSDLLDRYPLTAGTYHELLDDSGAVRAHWQRLLDHLQRSTPAQLAQRQALLTRQIQENGVTYNVYADPKGADRPWELDLLPHVLAADEWRHLSAGIAQRARLLNAVLADLYGPQRLIKEGLLPAELVFGHNNFLWPCQGIQPPDGTFLHLYAVDLARTPDGRWWVTADRTQAPSGAGYALENRTIVSRAFPDLYRDLQVQHLTGFFRTLQETLARQASCDDQSPLIVLLTPGRFNESYFEHLYLARQLGYPLVEGGDLTVRDSTVFLKTLSGLRRVHAIMRRLDDDFCDPLELRTDSALGVPGLLDAVRQGNVLVANALGSGVLESPGLLGFLPKINQFLFGEELILPSIATWWCGEAPVLAEALEKLPELLIKPAFPSQSFAPVFGRDLNDEQRQALAERMRARPYAYVAQELAQLSQAPVWHTVDDHLQHRAIGMRVYAVASDEGYRVLPGGLTRVAAEADAEVVSMQRGGASKDTWVLGERAAGSEQWRAQRPIGAHDLVRRDPYLPSRVVENLFWFGRYCERCDDSARWLRIVLARYVDGDDPLALQAAVELGETLRLLPEEGELPERLLAALLGDDWPSSLRANLQRLQWAASQVRGKLSRENWQALVELQREALELESQTPDFGELLDFLNRLVMSLAALSGFALDDMTRDEGWRFLMMGRRIERLQFLSSSLAAFLRGVAVFDQAGLEWLLELGNSSITYRSRYLAVPQLIPVLDLLLLDEQNPHAVLFQLKLVSRTLRRLNDDFGVPRETGLAPLVERLARFDLGCLENPLFGESSVRAALGGLADLLQAVADESGQVSDRLALRHFAHVDDVSQQTVSV, encoded by the coding sequence ATGTCCGACTTGCTCGACCGCTACCCGCTGACCGCGGGCACTTACCACGAACTGCTGGACGACAGTGGCGCGGTGCGTGCCCATTGGCAGCGCTTGCTTGATCACCTGCAACGCAGCACGCCCGCGCAACTGGCCCAGCGCCAGGCGCTGCTGACCCGGCAGATCCAGGAAAACGGCGTGACCTACAACGTCTACGCCGACCCCAAGGGCGCCGATCGCCCATGGGAGCTGGACCTGCTCCCGCATGTACTGGCCGCCGATGAATGGCGGCACTTGTCGGCCGGTATCGCCCAGCGTGCGCGCCTGCTCAATGCCGTGTTGGCCGACCTGTATGGCCCGCAGCGCCTGATCAAAGAAGGCCTGCTGCCGGCTGAGCTGGTGTTCGGGCATAACAACTTCCTCTGGCCGTGCCAGGGCATCCAGCCGCCGGACGGTACCTTTCTGCACCTGTACGCCGTGGACCTGGCGCGCACCCCGGATGGCCGCTGGTGGGTCACCGCCGACCGTACCCAGGCGCCTTCTGGCGCAGGTTATGCGTTGGAAAACCGCACCATCGTGTCCCGCGCCTTTCCGGATTTGTACCGTGACCTGCAGGTTCAGCACCTCACCGGTTTCTTCCGCACGCTGCAGGAAACCCTGGCCCGCCAGGCTTCCTGCGACGACCAATCACCGCTGATCGTGCTGCTCACGCCGGGGCGTTTCAACGAGAGCTATTTCGAACACCTGTACCTGGCGCGACAGCTCGGCTACCCGTTGGTGGAAGGCGGCGACCTCACCGTGCGCGACAGCACCGTGTTCCTGAAAACCCTCAGCGGCCTGCGCCGGGTGCACGCGATCATGCGTCGCCTGGACGACGACTTCTGCGACCCGCTGGAGCTGCGCACCGACTCTGCCCTGGGCGTGCCCGGCCTGCTGGATGCCGTGCGCCAAGGCAATGTGTTGGTGGCCAATGCCCTGGGCAGCGGCGTGCTGGAGTCGCCGGGCTTGCTCGGCTTTTTGCCGAAGATCAACCAGTTCCTGTTTGGCGAAGAATTGATCCTGCCGTCCATCGCCACCTGGTGGTGCGGTGAGGCGCCGGTGCTCGCTGAGGCCTTGGAGAAACTGCCCGAGCTGCTGATCAAACCGGCGTTTCCATCGCAAAGTTTCGCCCCGGTATTTGGCCGCGACTTGAACGACGAACAACGCCAGGCGCTGGCCGAACGTATGCGTGCGCGGCCTTATGCGTATGTCGCCCAGGAGTTGGCGCAACTGTCCCAGGCGCCGGTGTGGCATACCGTGGATGACCATTTGCAGCACCGCGCCATCGGCATGCGCGTGTACGCGGTGGCCAGCGACGAAGGTTATCGCGTGCTGCCCGGCGGCCTCACCCGTGTGGCGGCCGAGGCCGACGCCGAGGTGGTATCGATGCAACGCGGCGGCGCGAGCAAAGACACGTGGGTGCTGGGCGAACGCGCTGCCGGTAGCGAGCAGTGGCGCGCGCAGCGGCCAATTGGCGCCCACGATCTGGTGCGCCGCGACCCCTACCTGCCGTCACGCGTGGTGGAAAACCTGTTTTGGTTCGGCCGTTACTGCGAGCGGTGTGATGACAGTGCGCGCTGGTTGCGGATTGTGCTGGCGCGGTATGTGGACGGTGACGATCCGCTGGCCTTGCAGGCGGCGGTCGAGCTGGGCGAGACCCTGCGCTTGCTGCCCGAAGAAGGGGAATTGCCCGAGCGGCTGCTTGCCGCCTTGCTTGGCGATGACTGGCCATCGAGCCTGCGCGCCAACCTGCAGCGTCTGCAGTGGGCGGCGTCCCAGGTGCGCGGCAAGCTGTCGCGGGAAAACTGGCAGGCCTTGGTCGAGCTGCAGCGCGAAGCCCTGGAGCTGGAAAGCCAGACCCCGGACTTCGGCGAACTGCTGGATTTCCTCAACCGCCTGGTGATGTCCCTGGCGGCGCTGTCCGGCTTTGCCCTGGATGACATGACCCGTGATGAAGGCTGGCGCTTCTTGATGATGGGCCGGCGCATCGAGCGCCTGCAGTTCCTGAGCAGCAGCCTGGCGGCGTTCCTGCGTGGCGTGGCGGTGTTTGATCAGGCCGGGCTTGAGTGGCTGCTGGAGTTGGGTAACAGCAGCATCACCTATCGCTCGCGCTACCTGGCGGTGCCGCAGCTGATCCCGGTGCTTGACCTGTTGTTGCTGGATGAGCAGAACCCGCATGCGGTGCTGTTCCAGCTGAAACTGGTCAGCCGCACGTTACGTCGTCTTAACGATGACTTCGGTGTGCCTCGAGAAACCGGGCTGGCGCCGCTGGTGGAGCGCCTGGCACGTTTTGACCTGGGTTGCCTGGAGAACCCGCTGTTCGGCGAGTCCAGCGTGCGTGCCGCGTTGGGTGGCCTGGCTGACCTGCTGCAAGCGGTGGCCGATGAGAGTGGGCAAGTGTCGGATCGCCTGGCGTTGCGCCATTTTGCCCATGTGGATGATGTCAGCCAGCAGACGGTGTCGGTGTGA
- a CDS encoding transglutaminase family protein produces the protein MSARYQIFHDTHYHYDSPVSLAQQLAHLWPRPCAWQRCSSQQLDISPEPTARRDELDVFGNPITRLAFERPHDELLVNAGLTVEVLARPALDFQQSPAWDQTRDSLTYSSQPLSAELIEACRYRFESPYVHLKKTFVEFSESCFPPGEPLLLGVQALMEKIFSEFTFDAEATQVATPLVEVLERRRGVCQDFAHLMLACLRSRGLAARYISGYLLTQPPPGQPRLIGADASHAWVSVFCPVSGWVDFDPTNNVQPALEHITLAWGRDFSDVSPLRGVILGGGNHDPEVRVTVMPLQ, from the coding sequence ATGAGTGCGCGCTACCAGATTTTTCACGATACTCACTACCACTACGACAGCCCGGTGTCGCTGGCGCAACAGCTGGCGCACTTGTGGCCACGGCCGTGCGCGTGGCAGCGTTGCAGTTCGCAGCAACTGGACATCAGCCCGGAGCCGACGGCGCGGCGCGATGAGCTGGACGTGTTCGGCAACCCGATCACCCGGCTGGCGTTCGAACGGCCCCATGATGAACTGCTGGTGAATGCAGGGCTGACCGTCGAAGTGCTGGCGCGGCCTGCGCTGGATTTTCAGCAGTCGCCGGCCTGGGATCAAACCCGCGACAGCCTGACTTACAGCAGCCAGCCGCTGTCAGCCGAACTGATCGAAGCCTGCCGCTATCGCTTCGAGTCGCCCTACGTGCACCTGAAAAAAACCTTCGTCGAGTTTTCCGAAAGCTGTTTTCCGCCCGGCGAGCCGTTGCTGCTCGGCGTGCAGGCGTTGATGGAGAAGATTTTCAGCGAGTTCACCTTCGATGCCGAAGCCACTCAGGTCGCCACGCCGCTGGTGGAAGTGCTGGAGCGCCGACGCGGCGTGTGCCAGGACTTCGCCCACCTGATGCTCGCGTGCCTGCGCTCGCGTGGCCTGGCGGCGCGGTACATCAGTGGCTATCTGCTTACGCAGCCACCGCCCGGCCAGCCACGGCTGATCGGCGCCGATGCGTCGCACGCGTGGGTTTCGGTGTTTTGCCCGGTGTCGGGCTGGGTAGATTTTGATCCGACCAACAATGTGCAGCCGGCACTGGAGCACATCACCTTGGCCTGGGGCCGGGATTTCTCGGATGTGTCGCCGTTGCGGGGGGTGATTCTGGGAGGAGGGAACCATGACCCGGAGGTGCGGGTGACGGTGATGCCGCTGCAATAG
- the azu gene encoding azurin, translated as MFAKIVAVSLLTLASGQLLAAECAVTVDSTDQMSFNTKEITIDKSCKTFTVNLEHSGSLPKNVMGHNWVLSSAADMPGIASDGMAAGIEKNYLKDGDTRIIAHTKIIGAGEKDAVTFDVSKLAVGTDYAFFCSFPGHISMMKGTVTVK; from the coding sequence ATGTTTGCCAAAATCGTTGCTGTTTCCCTGCTGACACTGGCGAGCGGCCAGTTGCTTGCTGCAGAGTGCGCGGTCACTGTTGATTCCACCGACCAGATGTCCTTCAACACCAAAGAAATCACCATCGACAAGAGCTGCAAGACGTTCACCGTAAACCTGGAACACTCCGGCAGCTTGCCGAAGAACGTCATGGGCCATAACTGGGTGCTGAGCTCCGCCGCCGACATGCCTGGCATCGCCAGCGACGGCATGGCCGCCGGCATTGAAAAGAATTACCTCAAAGACGGCGACACCCGCATCATCGCCCACACCAAGATCATTGGTGCTGGCGAGAAAGACGCCGTGACCTTCGATGTGTCGAAACTGGCCGTCGGTACGGATTACGCGTTCTTCTGCTCGTTCCCAGGCCACATCTCGATGATGAAAGGCACTGTGACCGTCAAGTAA
- the nadE gene encoding ammonia-dependent NAD(+) synthetase yields the protein MQAVQREIAQQLKVQAPFKDQAALEAEVARRVTFIQDCLRNSGLKTLVLGISGGVDSLTAGLLAQRAMHELRASSGDEAYRFIAVRLPYETQFDEIDAQASVDFIEPDERHTVNIGPAVKSLANEVAAFEGKAAVSRDFVLGNTKARMRMVAQYTIAGAAGGLVIGTDHAAEAVMGFFTKFGDGACDLAPLSGLVKNQVRAIARHFGAPESLVEKIPTADLEDLSPGKPDEASHGVTYAEIDAFLHGEPVREEAFKIICDTYRKTEHKRVMPFAP from the coding sequence ATGCAAGCCGTACAGCGTGAGATTGCGCAGCAGCTCAAGGTCCAAGCCCCGTTCAAGGACCAGGCCGCCCTGGAGGCCGAAGTTGCCCGCCGCGTGACCTTTATCCAGGATTGCCTGCGCAATTCCGGGCTCAAGACCTTGGTGCTGGGCATCAGCGGTGGCGTCGACTCCCTGACCGCCGGCCTGCTGGCCCAACGTGCGATGCACGAACTGCGGGCCAGCAGCGGCGACGAGGCCTACCGTTTCATCGCCGTGCGCCTGCCTTACGAAACCCAGTTCGACGAGATCGACGCTCAGGCTTCGGTGGACTTCATCGAACCGGACGAGCGCCACACTGTGAACATCGGCCCGGCGGTCAAATCCCTGGCCAATGAAGTGGCGGCCTTTGAAGGCAAGGCGGCGGTGTCGCGTGATTTTGTACTGGGCAACACCAAGGCGCGCATGCGCATGGTGGCGCAGTACACCATCGCTGGCGCGGCCGGTGGCCTGGTGATCGGCACCGACCATGCGGCGGAAGCGGTCATGGGCTTTTTCACCAAGTTTGGTGATGGTGCCTGCGACCTGGCGCCATTGAGCGGGCTGGTGAAAAACCAGGTACGTGCGATTGCTCGGCACTTTGGTGCGCCGGAATCGCTGGTGGAGAAGATCCCGACGGCCGACCTCGAAGACTTGTCGCCAGGCAAGCCGGACGAAGCATCCCACGGCGTGACGTACGCCGAGATTGATGCCTTCCTGCACGGCGAGCCAGTGCGTGAAGAGGCGTTCAAGATCATTTGCGACACGTATCGCAAGACCGAGCACAAGCGGGTCATGCCATTCGCGCCGTGA
- the pncB gene encoding nicotinate phosphoribosyltransferase — MSESVFADRIVQNLLDTDFYKLTMMQAVLHNYPNVEVEWEFRCRNSEDLRPYLAEIRYQIERLAELSLSPDQLGFLERISFMKPDFLRFLGLFRFNLRYVQTGIENGELFIRLRGPWLHVILFEVPMLAIVSEVRNRYRYQTVILEQAREQLYRKFDWLTANASSDELSELQVADFGTRRRFSYRVQEEVVSVLKHDFPGRFVGTSNVHLAREFDMKPLGTMAHEWIMAHQQLGPRLIDSQIAALDCWVREYRGLLGIALTDCITTDAFLGDFDLYFAKLFDGLRHDSGDPVQWAEKAIAHYHKLGIEPMSKTLVFSDSLSLPKALEIFRALRGRINVSFGIGTNLTCDIPGVEPMSIVLKMTACNGQPVAKISDEAGKTHCTDPNFVAYLRHVFKVPALSSKE; from the coding sequence ATGAGCGAGAGTGTGTTTGCCGATCGCATCGTGCAGAACTTGCTCGACACCGACTTCTACAAGCTGACCATGATGCAGGCGGTGCTGCACAACTACCCGAATGTGGAAGTTGAATGGGAGTTCCGTTGCCGCAACAGCGAAGACCTGCGCCCGTACCTGGCGGAAATCCGCTACCAGATCGAGCGCCTCGCCGAGCTGAGCCTGAGCCCGGATCAATTGGGCTTTCTGGAGCGCATCAGCTTCATGAAGCCGGACTTTTTGCGCTTCCTGGGGCTGTTCCGCTTCAACCTGCGCTATGTGCAAACCGGCATCGAAAACGGCGAGCTGTTTATCCGCCTGCGCGGGCCGTGGCTGCATGTGATCCTGTTTGAAGTACCGATGCTGGCCATCGTCAGCGAAGTGCGTAACCGCTACCGCTACCAGACCGTGATCCTCGAACAGGCCCGCGAGCAGCTGTACCGCAAATTCGACTGGCTGACCGCCAACGCCAGCAGCGACGAGCTGTCGGAACTGCAAGTGGCCGACTTCGGCACGCGCCGGCGCTTCTCGTACCGGGTGCAGGAAGAAGTGGTCAGCGTGCTCAAGCACGACTTCCCAGGCCGCTTCGTCGGCACCAGCAACGTGCACCTGGCCCGCGAATTCGACATGAAGCCGCTCGGCACCATGGCCCACGAATGGATCATGGCCCACCAGCAACTCGGGCCGCGCCTGATCGACAGCCAGATCGCCGCGCTCGACTGCTGGGTCCGCGAATACCGAGGCCTGCTGGGCATCGCGCTGACCGACTGCATCACCACCGATGCTTTCCTCGGCGACTTCGACTTGTACTTCGCCAAGCTGTTCGACGGCCTGCGCCACGATTCCGGTGACCCGGTGCAGTGGGCAGAAAAGGCCATCGCTCACTACCACAAGCTCGGCATCGAGCCGATGAGCAAGACGCTGGTGTTCTCTGACAGCCTGTCGCTGCCCAAGGCCCTGGAGATTTTCCGCGCGTTGCGCGGTCGCATTAATGTCAGCTTCGGCATCGGCACCAACCTGACCTGTGACATTCCAGGGGTTGAGCCGATGAGCATCGTGCTTAAAATGACGGCCTGCAATGGCCAGCCCGTCGCGAAAATCTCCGATGAAGCGGGCAAGACCCACTGCACCGATCCGAATTTCGTCGCCTATTTGCGTCACGTTTTCAAAGTACCTGCCCTTTCCAGCAAGGAGTGA
- a CDS encoding LysR family transcriptional regulator translates to MLNKRHLPSITALQCFEAATRHLSFTRAAEELNLTQSAVSKQVAQLEELLQHLLFRRVRRRLQMTPAGDLYLVEVRKILTQVEMSTHYLRSYGGETEVLRVSTPYTFGARWLVPRLKGWRLRHPHIHLDLCNEQEPDELLQGKADMAFYFGQGSRPGTESLKLFSEALVAVCAPESLPAQPFTDPTQLSDLVLLQNASRPQGWHDWFASQGFHTEHSYHGPRFDTFYMCIRAAQVGCGVALLPRFLVEEELAEGKLVIPWQHALPSQDAYYLAYPEHSAEVPKVRDFVKWMMEQVKPV, encoded by the coding sequence GTGCTGAACAAAAGACATTTGCCCTCGATCACCGCCCTGCAGTGTTTCGAAGCCGCCACCCGCCACCTGAGCTTCACCCGCGCCGCCGAGGAACTGAACCTCACGCAAAGCGCAGTGAGCAAACAGGTCGCGCAGTTGGAAGAATTGCTGCAACACCTGCTGTTTCGCCGGGTGCGCCGCCGCTTGCAGATGACCCCGGCGGGTGATTTGTACTTGGTGGAAGTGCGAAAAATCCTCACGCAGGTGGAGATGTCCACCCATTACCTGCGCTCCTACGGCGGAGAGACCGAAGTGCTGCGGGTGTCCACGCCCTACACCTTCGGCGCGCGCTGGCTGGTGCCGCGCCTCAAAGGCTGGCGTTTACGCCATCCGCACATCCATTTGGACCTGTGCAACGAGCAGGAGCCGGACGAACTGCTGCAAGGCAAGGCCGACATGGCTTTTTACTTCGGCCAGGGCTCACGGCCCGGCACCGAGAGCCTGAAACTGTTCAGCGAAGCATTGGTGGCGGTGTGTGCGCCGGAAAGCCTCCCTGCGCAGCCGTTCACCGACCCCACGCAACTCAGCGACCTGGTACTGCTGCAGAACGCCTCGCGGCCCCAAGGCTGGCATGACTGGTTCGCCAGCCAGGGTTTCCACACCGAGCACAGCTACCACGGGCCGCGTTTCGACACCTTCTATATGTGCATTCGCGCGGCGCAAGTGGGCTGCGGCGTGGCCTTGCTGCCGCGCTTTCTGGTGGAAGAAGAATTGGCCGAGGGCAAGCTGGTGATTCCCTGGCAGCACGCATTGCCCAGCCAGGATGCGTATTACCTGGCGTATCCGGAGCATTCGGCGGAGGTGCCCAAGGTGCGCGATTTTGTGAAGTGGATGATGGAACAGGTAAAGCCTGTTTGA